From one Bacteroidota bacterium genomic stretch:
- a CDS encoding trypsin-like peptidase domain-containing protein, translating into MRAQAFFGGLLLLVPLAQAADAPRVQVFSSVSRDIVAVGETLVLEVEAIVTRTDECEGVSVEVATKGTGFEIVRTEPIRAERGTVAGVEMAVLTRRFTLRPLRAGVLELPAVAVRAGPVATATQPRTIRAYTGAKSFYKAARSVLPVVAEGDGFTRIGSAFLVADDALVTAYHVVVGTDRVRVQLPNGKRLTTTKTWAIDPVRDIAVLHVDPEAMRRAELVPLALAPPHERGEPGDPAFTAGWPDGVQQSGVGVRYADLHPVADETIWVSSNRVRPGDSGGPLLDRQGRVLGVVTSGRTADGLRVFAENVSLATDPRRALALRLRRAQPYGLRRALDVHARAGARAHARVLELATSLTQQNGWRIGERTQQENALRLVADEAPSDPALQFLLGTTLDQIGDRDRAAEAYRAALDRDAAYFPAAYALGYHHLRTGNFEAAHALFEQMQEGTPYASLAALGLARIYASRLQYVEAEQAIRDVLLRDHHFAPALYLLGYCLVAQGRLAEAGGLTLQLERLDGYWAERLRLHVEQPILQPVTLATLPPVTPKQP; encoded by the coding sequence ATGCGTGCACAGGCATTTTTCGGAGGGCTGCTGCTCTTGGTACCGCTCGCGCAGGCGGCGGACGCGCCGCGTGTGCAGGTCTTCTCCTCGGTCAGCCGGGACATCGTAGCCGTCGGTGAGACGCTCGTGCTGGAGGTCGAGGCGATTGTCACCCGCACCGACGAGTGCGAGGGGGTCTCGGTGGAGGTCGCCACGAAGGGGACCGGATTTGAGATCGTGCGCACCGAGCCGATCCGGGCCGAGCGCGGCACCGTGGCCGGCGTGGAGATGGCAGTCTTGACGCGGCGGTTTACGCTGCGCCCCCTGCGGGCGGGCGTCCTGGAACTGCCGGCCGTTGCGGTGCGGGCCGGACCCGTGGCCACAGCGACGCAGCCTCGCACGATCAGGGCCTACACCGGAGCCAAGTCGTTCTACAAAGCCGCCCGCTCGGTACTGCCGGTCGTCGCCGAGGGTGACGGGTTCACGCGGATTGGATCGGCGTTTCTCGTCGCCGACGATGCCCTCGTGACGGCCTACCACGTCGTGGTCGGGACGGACCGCGTCCGGGTCCAACTGCCGAACGGCAAGCGCCTGACCACGACAAAGACCTGGGCCATCGACCCCGTCCGCGACATCGCCGTGCTTCATGTGGACCCCGAGGCGATGCGCCGGGCCGAGCTGGTACCGCTCGCGCTCGCCCCGCCCCACGAGCGCGGCGAGCCGGGCGACCCCGCGTTCACGGCCGGCTGGCCGGACGGCGTCCAGCAGTCGGGCGTCGGGGTCCGCTACGCCGACCTGCACCCCGTCGCGGACGAGACGATCTGGGTCTCCTCGAACCGCGTCCGCCCGGGCGACAGCGGCGGCCCGCTCCTGGACCGGCAGGGACGCGTGCTCGGCGTCGTGACCTCGGGCCGGACGGCCGACGGGCTGCGCGTCTTCGCCGAGAACGTCAGCCTGGCCACCGACCCGCGCCGCGCCCTTGCGCTGCGGCTCCGCCGTGCGCAGCCGTACGGGCTACGCCGGGCGCTCGACGTGCACGCCCGCGCCGGGGCACGCGCCCACGCCCGCGTGCTCGAACTCGCCACCTCGCTGACGCAGCAGAACGGCTGGCGGATCGGCGAGCGGACCCAGCAGGAAAACGCCCTCCGCCTCGTGGCTGACGAGGCACCGAGCGACCCGGCGCTCCAGTTCCTGCTTGGCACCACACTCGACCAGATCGGCGACCGAGACCGCGCCGCCGAGGCGTACCGCGCGGCGCTCGACCGGGACGCCGCGTATTTCCCGGCGGCCTACGCGCTCGGCTACCACCACCTCCGCACGGGCAACTTCGAGGCGGCGCACGCCCTCTTCGAGCAGATGCAGGAGGGAACGCCCTACGCCAGCCTGGCCGCCCTCGGGCTGGCCAGGATTTACGCGTCGAGGCTGCAGTACGTCGAGGCCGAGCAGGCCATCCGCGACGTGCTGCTGCGGGACCATCACTTCGCCCCGGCGCTGTACCTGCTCGGCTACTGCCTGGTCGCGCAGGGACGCTTGGCCGAGGCCGGCGGCCTGACGCTGCAACTCGAACGGCTGGACGGCTACTGGGCTGAGCGGCTCCGGCTCCACGTCGAGCAGCCGATCCTCCAGCCCGTCACCCTCGCCACGCTGCCCCCGGTCACGCCGAAGCAGCCGTAG
- a CDS encoding mechanosensitive ion channel family protein, producing MNLSETFGNLLDKLQGWLDALILLLPNFVAAVLIVLVTVFVARLVRRGVKGILSRTSSYEQVNHLLATIVYVVVLAVGTFIALGVVGADKAVTSLLAGAGIVGLALGFAFQDLAANFIAGILLSIRRPFVEGDMIETNDYTGIVSEINLRSTQVRTFQGQTAIIPNAQVFQNPLTNYSTGHRRIDLSCGVAYGDDLEKARSVAVEAIKGLDVVDQSRAVDCYFNEFGGSSINFVLRFWIDFDKQADFLHAQSEAIIALKHALDENDLTIPFPIRTLDFGVVGGERLDEILPKRFYEGDGGDGAVSPSDAEQA from the coding sequence ATGAACCTCAGCGAAACCTTTGGCAACCTCCTAGACAAGCTCCAGGGCTGGCTCGACGCGCTCATTCTGCTGCTGCCCAACTTCGTCGCGGCGGTCCTGATCGTCCTCGTCACCGTGTTCGTCGCGCGGCTCGTGCGGCGCGGCGTCAAGGGCATCCTCAGCCGAACCTCGTCCTACGAGCAGGTCAACCACCTCCTCGCCACGATTGTCTACGTGGTCGTCCTCGCTGTCGGGACATTCATCGCGCTCGGCGTAGTGGGGGCGGACAAGGCGGTGACGTCGCTCCTGGCGGGCGCGGGCATCGTCGGCCTCGCGCTCGGCTTCGCGTTCCAGGACCTCGCGGCCAACTTCATCGCAGGCATCCTGCTCTCGATCCGCCGCCCGTTCGTCGAGGGCGACATGATCGAGACGAACGACTACACCGGGATCGTGAGCGAGATCAACCTTCGCTCGACGCAGGTCCGCACGTTCCAGGGCCAGACCGCGATCATCCCGAACGCGCAGGTCTTCCAGAACCCGCTGACGAACTACAGCACCGGCCACCGGCGCATCGACCTCTCCTGCGGCGTGGCCTACGGCGACGACCTCGAGAAGGCGCGCTCCGTCGCCGTCGAGGCGATCAAGGGCCTCGACGTTGTGGACCAGAGCCGGGCCGTGGACTGCTACTTCAACGAGTTCGGCGGCAGTTCGATCAACTTCGTCCTCCGCTTCTGGATCGACTTCGACAAGCAGGCCGACTTTCTCCACGCGCAGAGCGAGGCTATCATCGCGCTCAAGCATGCCCTCGACGAGAACGACCTCACGATCCCCTTCCCGATCCGCACGCTCGACTTCGGCGTCGTCGGCGGCGAGCGCCTCGACGAGATCCTGCCCAAGCGGTTTTACGAGGGCGACGGCGGAGACGGAGCGGTGAGCCCGTCTGACGCGGAGCAGGCATGA
- a CDS encoding carboxypeptidase M32: protein MSIDTLKEYLAPVSDLSAAAALLEWDQETYMPPGAAEARAHQLATLKRLAHEHLTSDEVGLLLEDLERNKPADDLDRALVRVARRDFDRATKLSADFVTRFATAKARALEAWKHARQDDDFGRFAPHLREIVDLSVEQAEALGYDPPDQGGCRYDALLDAYEPGATTAEIEALFGDLREHLVPIVQALAEAEPPDDSVLHRSFDAERQWHFGLEVARALGYDFVCGRQDHSAHPFTTSFSTRDVRVTTRIAPDFFPTGLFGTIHEVGHALYEQGIEPALERTPLADGTSLGVHESQSRLWENLVGRSRGFWRWAYPRLRQTFPDVLAGVAEDAFYRAVNRVRPSLIRVEADEVTYNLHVMLRFQIETALVSGSLAPRDVPEAWNAAMQDLLGLAPPSDADGCLQDIHWALGAMGYFPTYTLGTLMSVQLFEAAERDLGDLGEMFERGEFEPVLGWMREHVHRWGRARSAAEIMDEATGGPLSAEPWLAYVRRKFGAVYGVSL from the coding sequence ATGAGCATCGACACGCTGAAAGAATACCTCGCCCCAGTCAGCGACCTTAGTGCCGCCGCGGCCTTGCTGGAGTGGGACCAGGAGACCTACATGCCGCCCGGCGCAGCCGAAGCCCGCGCCCATCAGCTTGCCACCCTCAAGCGGCTCGCCCACGAACACCTCACGAGCGACGAGGTAGGCCTTCTGCTCGAAGACCTGGAGCGCAACAAGCCAGCCGACGATCTCGACCGCGCGCTCGTCCGCGTCGCCCGGCGCGACTTCGACCGGGCGACCAAACTCTCGGCGGACTTCGTGACGCGGTTCGCCACGGCGAAGGCGCGGGCGCTGGAGGCGTGGAAGCACGCCCGGCAGGACGACGACTTCGGCCGCTTCGCCCCGCACCTCCGCGAGATCGTCGACCTGAGCGTGGAGCAGGCCGAAGCGCTCGGGTACGACCCGCCCGACCAAGGTGGGTGCAGGTACGACGCGCTCCTCGACGCGTACGAACCCGGCGCGACGACGGCGGAGATCGAAGCCCTCTTTGGCGACCTCCGCGAGCACCTCGTCCCCATCGTCCAGGCGCTCGCCGAGGCCGAGCCGCCCGACGACAGCGTTCTCCACCGCAGCTTCGACGCCGAGCGGCAGTGGCACTTCGGCCTCGAGGTCGCCCGCGCGCTCGGGTACGACTTCGTCTGCGGGCGGCAGGACCACTCGGCCCACCCGTTCACGACCTCGTTCTCGACGCGCGACGTCCGCGTCACGACCCGCATCGCGCCGGACTTTTTCCCGACCGGCCTCTTCGGGACGATCCACGAGGTCGGCCACGCGCTCTACGAGCAGGGCATCGAACCGGCGCTGGAGCGAACGCCGCTCGCCGACGGGACCTCGCTCGGCGTCCACGAGAGCCAGTCGCGGCTGTGGGAGAACCTCGTCGGGCGCTCGCGCGGGTTCTGGCGCTGGGCCTACCCCCGCCTCCGCCAGACCTTCCCCGATGTGCTCGCCGGCGTGGCCGAAGACGCCTTCTACCGCGCCGTCAACCGCGTGCGCCCGTCGCTCATCCGGGTCGAGGCCGACGAGGTGACCTACAACCTCCACGTCATGCTCCGCTTCCAGATCGAGACCGCGCTCGTCTCGGGCAGCCTCGCCCCGCGCGACGTGCCCGAGGCGTGGAACGCGGCGATGCAGGACCTCCTCGGCCTCGCGCCGCCGAGCGACGCCGACGGCTGCCTGCAGGACATCCACTGGGCACTCGGCGCGATGGGCTACTTCCCAACCTACACGCTCGGCACGCTGATGTCGGTCCAGCTTTTCGAAGCCGCCGAGCGCGACCTGGGCGACCTCGGCGAGATGTTCGAGCGCGGCGAGTTCGAGCCGGTCCTCGGGTGGATGCGGGAGCACGTCCACCGCTGGGGCCGGGCGCGCTCAGCAGCGGAGATCATGGACGAAGCAACGGGCGGACCGCTCAGCGCCGAGCCGTGGCTGGCCTACGTCCGCCGCAAGTTCGGCGCGGTCTACGGCGTCAGCCTCTAG
- a CDS encoding M42 family metallopeptidase codes for MTDADRTFLFDLLSTPSPTGFETPGQKKWAAYVQPFADRVESDAYGNVWATLGGDGPTVLLEAHADEIGFMVKYITDEGFIHVDRIGGSDHAVARGKRVRILGSDGPVLGVVGNTAIHLRDRSGEEKAPKLEELFLDIGASSKDEVAGRGVRVGHPAVYADSVEALTEQRLVGRALDNRLGGFVVAQALRQLAASKEKRPSRVIGLNAVQEEIGGHGARMAAYRLEPDVALVLDVTHATDSPGIPKAKHGEVKLGGGPSITHGTVNHPKVVERLVEIAEQEDIPLQHEASSRFSGTDTDVIFNSKAGVPSALLSMPLRYMHSTVETVDLGDVEHAVRLMTAFARSVTADDRFRADIL; via the coding sequence ATGACCGACGCCGACCGCACCTTCCTCTTCGACCTGCTCAGCACCCCCAGCCCGACCGGCTTCGAGACGCCCGGCCAGAAGAAGTGGGCCGCCTACGTCCAGCCCTTCGCCGACCGCGTCGAGAGCGACGCCTACGGCAACGTCTGGGCGACGCTTGGCGGCGACGGCCCGACAGTCCTCCTCGAAGCCCACGCCGACGAGATCGGGTTCATGGTGAAATACATCACCGACGAGGGCTTCATCCACGTCGACCGGATCGGCGGGAGCGACCACGCTGTCGCGCGTGGCAAGCGGGTCCGCATCCTCGGCAGCGACGGGCCCGTGCTCGGCGTCGTCGGCAACACGGCGATCCACCTCCGCGACCGGTCGGGCGAGGAGAAGGCCCCGAAGCTCGAAGAGCTGTTCCTCGACATCGGCGCGTCCTCGAAGGACGAGGTCGCCGGGCGCGGCGTCCGCGTCGGCCACCCGGCCGTCTACGCCGACTCGGTCGAGGCGCTGACCGAGCAGCGGCTCGTCGGGCGGGCGCTCGACAACCGCCTCGGCGGGTTCGTCGTCGCCCAGGCACTCCGGCAGCTTGCGGCCTCGAAAGAGAAGCGGCCGAGCCGGGTCATCGGGTTGAACGCCGTGCAGGAAGAGATCGGCGGGCACGGCGCGCGCATGGCCGCCTACCGCCTCGAACCGGACGTCGCCCTCGTGCTCGACGTGACGCACGCCACCGACTCGCCCGGCATCCCCAAGGCCAAGCACGGCGAGGTCAAGCTAGGCGGCGGGCCGAGCATTACGCACGGCACAGTCAACCATCCGAAGGTCGTCGAGCGCCTCGTCGAGATCGCCGAGCAGGAGGACATCCCGCTCCAGCACGAGGCCTCGTCGCGCTTCTCGGGCACCGACACCGACGTGATCTTCAACTCGAAGGCCGGCGTCCCGAGCGCGCTGCTCTCGATGCCGCTGCGCTACATGCACTCGACCGTCGAGACTGTCGACCTCGGCGACGTGGAGCACGCCGTCCGCCTGATGACCGCCTTCGCCCGCTCCGTCACGGCCGACGACCGCTTCCGCGCCGACATCCTCTAG
- a CDS encoding PIG-L family deacetylase produces the protein MTVRRFSLFALLLFATAPAFAQSIDEPEPLVVMNLAAHPDDEDGNTLAHYRWAHDAVAYSVIYTRGEGGQNEIGPDLYEKLGAIRTEETERAGRILGAQVRFLNFYDFGYSKSAAESFAAWGGRDAVTARLVRVIRELKPDVIFTNHDTLTVGPRTQHGHHQAVGLSAYDAFALAADPSFHPEHLAEPGVDLWQPKRLFLRKWRFGGTDAPPDVSVPVGETIPGRDLAATDIAVEAVAEHRSQGFDKFAPRFRRQVTDFQLLRSAPGIPALPDEATDLADDLAPNRYANALPLAALLDMGRLTASLRDGEGLRPQTERAVPGQTVPLYWRFGTRFSPGGRPSPVELVFTGAVDTVVTVPPEASMNTEPIAFLHVPPDARPTLPKAERQYDRLLSTPPVQYAIRLPGQPEAIYTAEHLTLEIAAPITVELPDGVIRLMPGENTLDYRIRIDDPDVSGATVQLVIAPPAEPNVRVRPLVVAEQTVGKRAGWTDETFAFTLPDDIPVADYELRLEARPAPTPTRYAPTTATRTARPLPRVEVADGLRVGFVKSYDETTEYALRTMGATVVPLDSAMLASGDLSDLHTVVVDIRAYLVRSDLRRYNERLLDWVRAGGHLVVTYQKTFEWNEQYDDPFDETKKNPAGFAPYPLLLGRDRVTVEEAPVTLLEPEHVLFRAPNATGPDVWDGWVQERGLYFPAGYDDRYVELLAMNDPGEDPLPSSTLLAEVGEGTYLYTALGWYRQLAVYNPGAYRLFANLVSLPLVDGR, from the coding sequence ATGACCGTCCGCCGTTTCTCCCTCTTTGCCCTCCTGCTCTTCGCGACCGCGCCGGCCTTCGCGCAGAGCATCGACGAGCCCGAGCCGCTCGTGGTGATGAACCTCGCGGCGCACCCGGACGACGAGGACGGCAACACCCTCGCGCACTACCGCTGGGCCCACGACGCGGTCGCCTACTCGGTGATCTACACGCGCGGCGAGGGCGGGCAGAACGAGATCGGGCCGGACCTCTACGAGAAGCTGGGCGCGATCCGCACCGAGGAGACCGAGCGCGCCGGGCGCATCCTCGGTGCTCAGGTCCGCTTCCTCAACTTCTACGACTTCGGCTACTCGAAGTCGGCCGCCGAGTCGTTCGCGGCGTGGGGCGGGCGCGACGCGGTGACGGCGCGGCTCGTCCGGGTGATCCGCGAGCTGAAACCGGACGTGATCTTTACCAACCACGACACGCTGACGGTCGGGCCACGGACGCAGCACGGGCACCACCAGGCGGTCGGGCTTTCGGCCTACGACGCCTTCGCGCTCGCCGCCGACCCGAGCTTCCACCCCGAGCACCTCGCCGAGCCGGGCGTGGACCTCTGGCAGCCGAAGCGGCTCTTCCTCCGCAAGTGGCGCTTCGGCGGGACCGACGCGCCGCCGGACGTCTCGGTGCCGGTCGGCGAGACGATCCCAGGGCGCGACCTCGCGGCGACGGACATCGCCGTGGAGGCGGTAGCTGAGCACCGCTCGCAGGGCTTCGACAAGTTCGCCCCGCGCTTCCGGCGCCAGGTGACCGACTTCCAGCTCCTCCGCTCGGCCCCCGGCATCCCGGCGCTCCCTGACGAGGCCACCGACCTCGCCGACGACCTCGCCCCGAACCGCTACGCCAACGCCCTACCCCTCGCGGCGCTCCTCGACATGGGCCGCCTCACGGCCTCGCTGCGCGACGGCGAGGGGCTCCGGCCGCAGACGGAGCGCGCCGTGCCCGGCCAGACGGTCCCGCTCTACTGGCGCTTCGGGACGCGGTTCTCGCCGGGCGGGCGGCCCTCGCCGGTCGAACTCGTCTTTACGGGCGCGGTCGACACCGTCGTGACCGTCCCGCCGGAAGCCTCGATGAACACCGAGCCGATTGCGTTTCTCCACGTCCCGCCCGACGCGAGGCCAACGCTCCCGAAGGCGGAGCGGCAATACGACCGGCTCCTCAGCACGCCGCCGGTCCAGTACGCCATCCGCCTGCCCGGCCAGCCCGAGGCCATCTACACCGCCGAGCACCTCACGCTCGAAATCGCTGCGCCGATCACGGTCGAGCTGCCCGACGGTGTGATCCGGCTGATGCCCGGCGAGAACACGCTCGACTACCGCATCCGCATCGACGATCCGGACGTGAGCGGCGCGACGGTGCAGCTTGTCATCGCCCCGCCGGCAGAGCCGAACGTCCGCGTGCGCCCGCTCGTCGTCGCCGAGCAGACGGTCGGCAAGCGGGCGGGCTGGACGGACGAGACGTTCGCGTTCACGCTCCCCGACGACATCCCGGTAGCGGACTACGAGCTCCGCCTCGAAGCGCGCCCGGCCCCGACGCCGACGCGCTACGCACCTACCACGGCGACGCGCACCGCACGGCCCCTGCCGCGCGTCGAGGTCGCCGACGGCCTGCGCGTCGGCTTCGTCAAGAGTTACGACGAGACGACCGAGTACGCGCTCCGCACGATGGGTGCGACTGTCGTCCCGCTCGACTCGGCGATGCTGGCCTCGGGCGACCTGAGCGACCTCCACACGGTCGTCGTCGATATCCGCGCCTACCTCGTCCGCTCCGACCTCCGGCGCTACAACGAGCGCCTGCTCGACTGGGTGCGCGCGGGCGGGCACCTCGTCGTGACCTACCAGAAGACGTTCGAGTGGAACGAGCAGTACGACGACCCCTTCGACGAAACGAAGAAAAACCCGGCGGGCTTCGCGCCCTACCCGCTGCTGCTCGGCCGGGACCGCGTGACGGTCGAGGAGGCACCGGTGACGCTCCTCGAACCGGAGCACGTCCTCTTCCGCGCGCCGAACGCGACCGGGCCCGACGTGTGGGACGGCTGGGTGCAGGAGCGCGGCCTCTACTTCCCGGCAGGGTACGACGACCGCTACGTCGAACTCCTTGCGATGAACGACCCCGGCGAGGACCCGCTGCCGAGCTCGACGCTGCTGGCCGAGGTCGGCGAGGGGACGTACCTCTACACGGCGCTCGGGTGGTACCGGCAGCTCGCCGTCTACAACCCCGGCGCGTACCGGCTCTTCGCCAACCTCGTCAGCCTCCCGCTCGTCGATGGGCGCTGA
- a CDS encoding EamA family transporter, whose product MGAEATRAGQHRRAYAALAGASVLWGASFPLGKLALGEMGAATLVFCRFVLAAAVLLPVVRWREVRWARRDTVLLVVCAVLCGPGMFLLQFEGLDRTTASSAALLVATAPPMMAVAATLFDGERPGRLTWVAVGLATLGALLLIGAPGPGRTLLGDTLVFVSMGIATAWTLVVRRLARRVGALAATAAQFALAAAVLVPFLWALDGVPSLSFSSGAWAAVLGLGLGCTALTFFLWNWGLLHAEAARAGVFVNLEPLVGAALGVAFLGEVLGPLAVAGGAVLLAAAFLATRPDRVPAAP is encoded by the coding sequence ATGGGCGCTGAGGCTACGCGCGCAGGTCAGCACCGGCGGGCCTACGCGGCCCTCGCCGGGGCGAGCGTGCTCTGGGGCGCCTCGTTCCCACTCGGCAAGCTCGCGCTCGGCGAGATGGGGGCGGCGACGCTCGTCTTCTGCCGGTTCGTACTGGCCGCCGCGGTCCTGCTGCCGGTCGTCCGGTGGCGCGAGGTGCGGTGGGCGCGGCGCGACACGGTCCTGCTCGTGGTCTGCGCAGTCCTCTGCGGGCCGGGGATGTTCCTGCTCCAGTTCGAGGGGCTGGACCGCACGACGGCGTCGAGCGCCGCCCTCCTCGTGGCGACGGCCCCGCCGATGATGGCCGTGGCGGCGACGCTCTTCGACGGCGAGCGGCCCGGCCGCCTGACGTGGGTCGCCGTCGGCCTCGCCACGCTCGGCGCGCTGCTGCTGATCGGCGCGCCGGGGCCGGGGCGGACGCTCCTCGGCGACACCCTCGTGTTCGTCTCGATGGGCATCGCCACGGCGTGGACGCTCGTCGTCCGGCGGCTCGCCCGGCGCGTCGGCGCGCTCGCGGCGACGGCGGCGCAGTTCGCGCTCGCGGCCGCCGTGCTCGTCCCGTTCCTGTGGGCGCTCGACGGCGTGCCCTCGCTCAGCTTCTCGTCGGGGGCTTGGGCGGCCGTGCTCGGCCTCGGGCTTGGCTGCACGGCTCTCACGTTCTTCCTCTGGAACTGGGGCCTCCTCCACGCCGAGGCGGCGCGGGCAGGCGTGTTCGTCAACCTCGAACCGCTCGTCGGGGCAGCCCTCGGCGTCGCATTTCTGGGCGAGGTCCTCGGGCCGCTGGCGGTCGCCGGCGGGGCCGTGCTTCTCGCGGCGGCCTTCCTGGCGACGCGCCCCGACCGTGTCCCTGCCGCGCCATGA
- the zapE gene encoding AFG1/ZapE family ATPase has protein sequence MSALAPPPRFDEARFETYRPQNDAQAAALAGAQQFAERVRERYDGPAFLRWLKRDASLRSGLYLVGPVGTGKTHMLVSIYRTLHPAVPCAFLHSSALFRATEPPEAYAQRLADAHRVLLIDEIELDDPANEVRLINVLKTLGRLGVTVAATSNAEPEKFVSAAFGRDRLERFISEEFRRSYHVVFVPGEDFRRGLAKPGKAYVGPTDAAEAAMRLDFERDDRTKLWLHRDDLLRRTVDTERAALTADLTGHDALYLADLRVGSTDDALRLLRVVDDLYTHPSPPVLHFTAEALPEQWFSADGARGVEQAIAEKFERTVSRLHAMCDVQRVGATRKGGAEERKSGRV, from the coding sequence ATGAGTGCCCTCGCCCCGCCACCGCGCTTCGACGAGGCGCGCTTCGAGACCTACCGCCCGCAGAACGACGCGCAGGCCGCCGCCCTCGCCGGCGCGCAGCAGTTCGCCGAGCGCGTGCGCGAGCGCTACGACGGCCCGGCCTTCCTTCGGTGGCTGAAGCGCGACGCGTCGCTCCGAAGCGGCCTCTACCTCGTCGGGCCGGTCGGGACGGGCAAGACGCACATGCTGGTCTCGATCTACCGGACGCTACACCCCGCCGTGCCGTGCGCCTTCCTCCACTCGTCGGCGCTGTTCCGGGCGACCGAGCCGCCGGAGGCCTACGCACAGCGCCTCGCCGACGCCCACCGCGTCCTCCTGATCGATGAGATCGAGCTCGACGACCCGGCCAACGAGGTCCGGCTCATCAACGTCCTCAAAACCCTCGGCCGGCTCGGGGTGACCGTCGCGGCGACGAGCAACGCCGAGCCGGAGAAGTTCGTCTCGGCCGCGTTCGGGCGCGACCGGCTGGAGCGGTTCATCTCGGAGGAGTTCCGGCGGAGCTACCACGTCGTCTTCGTCCCGGGCGAGGACTTCCGGCGCGGCCTCGCGAAGCCGGGCAAAGCCTACGTCGGCCCGACGGACGCCGCCGAAGCTGCGATGCGCCTCGACTTCGAGCGCGACGACCGGACGAAGCTCTGGCTCCACCGCGACGATCTGCTCCGCCGCACCGTTGACACCGAGCGCGCCGCTCTCACCGCCGACCTCACCGGGCACGACGCGCTCTACCTCGCCGACCTCCGCGTGGGCTCGACCGACGACGCCCTCCGCCTGCTCCGCGTGGTCGACGACCTCTACACCCACCCGTCGCCGCCCGTCCTCCACTTCACCGCCGAGGCTCTGCCCGAGCAGTGGTTCTCGGCCGACGGCGCGCGGGGCGTCGAGCAGGCCATTGCGGAGAAGTTCGAGCGCACCGTCTCGCGCCTCCACGCAATGTGCGACGTGCAGCGGGTCGGTGCTACTAGGAAAGGAGGAGCGGAGGAGCGGAAGAGCGGCAGGGTCTGA
- a CDS encoding Clp protease N-terminal domain-containing protein, whose translation MRLSDRARHALQRSRADAVRLGHDTVSPEHLLLGVLHEGGLPVRLLRGLGVSVRHLRRAVEAALPARPGAADLDPALAAEAEDVLAAAERAAAEHGQGTVGPEWLLLAVLGDEDGVAASVLRDAFGVQAETVTAGVLSAHGLAPPEPPAVREPEPPYLRDRAASAGRRLSLVFDETATEEEVAEVLALLSELYRALGGDGLVILDSGVPAWDAEGTGDG comes from the coding sequence ATGCGACTCTCGGACCGCGCCCGTCACGCGCTGCAGCGCAGCCGCGCCGACGCCGTGCGCCTCGGCCACGACACGGTCTCGCCGGAGCACCTCCTCCTCGGCGTGCTGCATGAGGGCGGGCTGCCGGTCCGCCTGCTGCGGGGCCTCGGCGTCAGCGTCCGCCACCTCCGCCGGGCGGTCGAAGCCGCGCTGCCGGCCAGGCCGGGTGCGGCCGACCTCGACCCGGCGCTCGCGGCGGAAGCGGAGGACGTGCTGGCTGCTGCCGAGCGCGCGGCGGCCGAGCACGGCCAGGGTACCGTCGGACCGGAGTGGCTGCTCCTCGCCGTTCTAGGCGACGAGGACGGTGTGGCGGCCTCGGTGCTGCGCGACGCCTTCGGAGTCCAGGCAGAGACCGTCACGGCCGGGGTGCTGAGCGCCCACGGCCTCGCGCCGCCGGAGCCGCCGGCCGTGCGCGAGCCGGAGCCGCCCTACCTCCGCGACCGCGCCGCATCGGCCGGGCGCCGCCTCTCGCTCGTCTTCGACGAGACCGCGACGGAAGAAGAGGTGGCCGAGGTGCTCGCCCTCCTCTCCGAACTCTACCGCGCCCTCGGCGGCGACGGCCTCGTGATCCTCGACAGCGGCGTCCCGGCGTGGGACGCGGAGGGCACCGGCGATGGCTGA
- a CDS encoding zinc ribbon domain-containing protein: MTDGRRECPSCAVAVDAAAAVCPLCGYEFPEPRTGFGPMAWLFVALMLLPALWVLARLL; encoded by the coding sequence ATGACTGACGGCCGGCGCGAGTGCCCGTCGTGCGCGGTGGCGGTGGACGCCGCGGCCGCCGTCTGCCCGCTGTGCGGCTACGAGTTTCCCGAGCCGCGCACGGGCTTCGGGCCGATGGCGTGGCTGTTCGTCGCACTCATGCTGCTGCCCGCGCTGTGGGTGCTCGCTCGGCTCCTCTGA